One Nitrosarchaeum sp. DNA window includes the following coding sequences:
- a CDS encoding 4-phosphopantoate--beta-alanine ligase — MSLIPKSHPRAKSLLIREKLVLGFEQGLVAKEGLLAHGRGEAFDYLLGEKTSKAAKLAINAAAAQILLAKLPVISINGNIAALCPKEVINLAKISGAKIEVNLFYANEKRKKNIIKTLKKNGANEILGTNSNFSTTLSGLDSARRIVDKNGIFAADIVIVPLEDGDRTMALRKAGKTVITFDLNPLSRTSQTANITIVDNVIRAVELLSITCKKLSKNNKNALEKIVKNFNNKKNLADNIIEIRNNLTRRSHFA, encoded by the coding sequence ATGTCTTTAATTCCAAAATCTCATCCTAGAGCTAAATCTCTTTTAATTAGAGAAAAACTTGTTTTAGGATTTGAGCAGGGATTAGTAGCTAAAGAAGGTCTCTTAGCACATGGTAGAGGAGAAGCTTTTGATTATTTACTTGGTGAAAAAACAAGCAAGGCTGCGAAACTAGCAATCAATGCTGCTGCAGCACAAATCCTTTTGGCAAAATTACCAGTCATTTCAATCAATGGAAATATTGCCGCATTGTGCCCAAAAGAAGTAATCAATCTTGCCAAAATCTCAGGTGCAAAAATTGAAGTAAACTTGTTTTATGCTAATGAAAAACGAAAAAAGAACATTATAAAGACTCTTAAAAAAAATGGTGCAAACGAAATTTTAGGTACAAATTCTAATTTTTCAACCACACTATCAGGATTAGATTCTGCTAGAAGAATAGTTGATAAAAATGGAATATTTGCAGCCGATATTGTAATTGTTCCATTAGAAGATGGAGATAGAACCATGGCACTGAGAAAAGCTGGAAAAACAGTCATAACATTTGATCTTAATCCACTTTCAAGAACTTCACAAACGGCAAATATTACAATAGTTGATAATGTGATTCGTGCCGTAGAATTGTTATCTATAACTTGTAAAAAATTATCAAAAAATAACAAGAATGCACTTGAAAAAATCGTCAAGAATTTTAATAATAAAAAAAATCTTGCAGATAACATAATTGAAATTAGAAATAATTTAACAAGGAGATCTCATTTTGCATAA
- a CDS encoding pantoate kinase → MESTAFCPAHVTGFFKAYLEKDYQKNPEKIGSMGAGFSIREGVTTHINILPKINQNSNFKITTIGYESDKTDVSEYVLNEFLKLGNFEDMFFDIRHEITIPVGYGLGSSSAVALSLSYALDHVLKTKLDHTMIGQIAHNAEINCNTGLGDVLASYHGGFEIRIKPGAPGIGQVEKINPGEITIIMICFSPISTNKFIKERLPQINGLGGKMVTKLLESKNYEHFEDMSLEFAKYIQVMTLRMENLIQELASNGIKCGVALFGETVFTMIPKEKEEKVLQILKKYPEAIIIKSELDNQGARVLNN, encoded by the coding sequence ATGGAGTCGACTGCATTTTGTCCTGCTCATGTAACAGGTTTTTTCAAAGCGTACTTAGAAAAAGACTATCAAAAAAATCCAGAAAAAATAGGTTCCATGGGTGCTGGATTTTCAATAAGAGAGGGAGTTACTACACATATCAATATTTTACCAAAAATTAATCAAAATTCTAATTTTAAAATTACAACCATAGGTTATGAATCAGATAAGACAGATGTTTCAGAATATGTTTTAAATGAATTTTTAAAGCTTGGAAATTTTGAAGACATGTTTTTTGATATTCGACATGAGATTACCATACCTGTTGGATATGGTTTAGGTTCTAGCAGTGCTGTCGCGTTATCATTATCATATGCATTAGATCATGTGCTTAAAACAAAATTAGATCACACTATGATTGGTCAGATTGCTCATAATGCAGAAATAAATTGTAATACAGGATTAGGTGATGTTTTAGCATCATATCATGGAGGTTTTGAAATTAGAATCAAACCGGGAGCACCAGGAATAGGTCAAGTAGAAAAAATTAATCCTGGAGAAATTACAATAATCATGATTTGTTTTTCCCCAATTTCAACAAATAAATTCATCAAAGAACGTTTACCACAAATTAATGGTCTTGGTGGAAAAATGGTAACTAAATTATTAGAATCAAAAAATTATGAACATTTTGAAGATATGTCATTAGAATTTGCGAAATATATTCAAGTTATGACATTAAGAATGGAAAATTTAATTCAAGAATTAGCTTCAAATGGAATAAAATGTGGCGTTGCATTATTTGGTGAAACTGTATTTACTATGATTCCAAAAGAAAAAGAAGAAAAGGTTTTGCAAATTTTAAAAAAATATCCTGAAGCAATAATTATAAAATCAGAATTGGATAATCAGGGAGCAAGAGTGCTCAATAATTAA
- a CDS encoding AbrB/MazE/SpoVT family DNA-binding domain-containing protein yields MTKFIRRLQRIGSSILVSLPKEWIVANNLDKGSQIELETGQDTISISANKEMRPTKELVISYPLPKDENIVADITGAYLLGYDVILINSKSTIPGVDREQIRNSMRRLVGMEIIEEDASHINMQFLLDATTLNPEKILKRMSSIALGMYEDVSNGLILNDKSNLRTLSNRDVEVNRQYFLLVRLIRSTLVDKRLANVFNLENIDILDYRVAANLLENAGDTIVELADFIYNSSLSDQHLKKIFDVVQNFNDLAEKSIDAFTKPDRRLAIEAIALHKKYQENLSKLRNTIGNKKEIPIDLLDLVYMFERITKSWADVVDLVKPIYNK; encoded by the coding sequence TTGACTAAATTCATTCGACGCCTACAACGTATAGGTAGCAGCATACTAGTTTCATTGCCAAAAGAATGGATAGTTGCTAATAATTTAGATAAAGGTAGTCAAATTGAACTTGAGACTGGACAAGATACCATTTCTATTTCTGCAAATAAAGAAATGCGTCCAACCAAGGAACTTGTAATTTCATATCCATTACCTAAAGATGAAAATATTGTTGCTGATATTACTGGAGCATATCTATTAGGATATGATGTTATACTAATCAATTCCAAATCAACTATACCTGGTGTTGATAGAGAACAAATTAGAAATTCTATGCGACGATTAGTTGGAATGGAAATTATTGAAGAAGATGCCTCCCATATTAACATGCAATTTCTTTTGGATGCTACAACACTTAATCCAGAAAAAATTCTAAAAAGAATGAGCTCTATCGCACTTGGAATGTATGAAGATGTATCAAATGGATTAATTTTAAATGATAAATCTAATTTACGAACATTATCAAATAGAGATGTAGAAGTAAACAGACAATATTTTCTTCTTGTACGTTTAATCAGAAGTACACTTGTTGACAAAAGATTAGCTAATGTATTTAATCTAGAAAATATAGATATTTTAGATTATAGAGTAGCTGCAAATCTTTTAGAAAATGCTGGTGATACAATAGTCGAACTTGCTGATTTTATATATAATTCATCTTTGTCTGATCAACACTTGAAAAAAATTTTTGATGTAGTTCAAAATTTTAATGATCTCGCAGAAAAGTCTATTGATGCTTTTACAAAACCTGATCGACGTTTAGCTATTGAAGCTATTGCATTACACAAAAAATATCAGGAAAATCTTTCTAAACTAAGAAACACAATTGGAAATAAAAAAGAAATTCCAATTGATCTTCTTGATCTTGTTTATATGTTTGAACGAATTACTAAGTCATGGGCAGATGTAGTAGATCTTGTAAAACCAATAT